In Lepidochelys kempii isolate rLepKem1 chromosome 10, rLepKem1.hap2, whole genome shotgun sequence, a single window of DNA contains:
- the LOC140918425 gene encoding uncharacterized protein yields the protein MKDRGHNRDLKQCRVKLKELRQAYQKTGEANGRSGSEPQTCRFYDELHAILGGSATTTPAMLFDSFNGDGGNTEAGFGNEEDDDDEVVDSSQQASGETGFPNSQELFLTLDLEPVPPEPTQGCFLDPAGGEGTSTACVSMITGSSPSQRLVKIRKKKQRTRDEMFSELMLSSHTDRAQTNAWRQIMSECRKAQNDREERWRAEDRAEAQMRGGRIQC from the exons atgaaggacagaggacataacagggacctgaagcagtgccgcgtgaaactgaaggagctgaggcaagcctaccagaaaactggagaggcgaatggccgctccgggtcagagccccaaacatgccgcttctatgatgagctgcatgccattttagggggttcagccaccactaccccagccatgttgtttgactccttcaatggagatggaggcaacacggaagcaggttttgggaacgaagaagatgatgatgatgaggttgtagatagctcacagcaagcaagcggagaaaccggttttcccaacagccaggaactgtttctcaccctggacctggagccagtaccccccgaacccacccaaggttgcttcctggacccggcaggtggagaagggacctcca ctgcatgtgtttcaatgatcacaggatcttctccttcccagaggctagtgaagattagaaagaaaaaacaacgcactcgtgatgaaatgttctctgagctcatgctgtcctcccacactgacagagcacagacgaatgcgtggaggcaaataatgtcagagtgcaggaaagcacaaaatgaccgggaggagaggtggcgggctgaagacagggctgaagctcaaatgagaggaggcaggattcaatgctga